A single Longimicrobium sp. DNA region contains:
- a CDS encoding fasciclin domain-containing protein produces the protein MNKTITVVLAAAVLQGCASGGTGEIGMNAQGGAMGSQASVMVGGAAMLPTRNIVENAVNSADHTTLVAAVKAAGLVETLASAGPFTVFAPVNAAFDALPAGTVATLLRPENKAALTGVLTYHVVPGRHTAADLMRMIQAGGGRATLNTAAGGTLTASMSGSNVVVRDAGGNAATVTIANVMQSNGVIHVVDRVLLPR, from the coding sequence ATGAACAAGACGATCACAGTGGTGCTCGCGGCGGCAGTTCTCCAGGGGTGTGCCTCGGGAGGTACGGGCGAGATAGGGATGAACGCGCAGGGCGGCGCCATGGGGAGCCAGGCGTCGGTGATGGTGGGCGGCGCGGCGATGCTGCCGACGCGCAACATCGTGGAGAACGCGGTGAACTCCGCCGATCACACCACGCTCGTGGCGGCGGTGAAGGCCGCTGGGCTGGTGGAAACCCTCGCGTCCGCGGGCCCCTTCACCGTGTTCGCGCCGGTGAACGCCGCGTTCGACGCCCTGCCCGCGGGCACGGTCGCCACCCTGCTGCGCCCCGAGAACAAGGCCGCGCTCACGGGCGTGCTGACCTATCACGTGGTTCCGGGCCGCCACACCGCCGCCGACCTGATGCGCATGATCCAGGCGGGCGGCGGTCGCGCCACCCTGAACACCGCCGCCGGCGGAACGCTGACGGCGTCGATGAGCGGAAGCAACGTGGTCGTCCGCGACGCGGGCGGAAACGCGGCGACCGTCACCATCGCCAACGTGATGCAGTCCAACGGCGTGATCCACGTGGTGGACCGGGTGCTCCTGCCGCGCTAA